The window TTTCTATTGCTATTTCCTCGGGTTCTTTTCCTGCCATTACACGCATAATAGCTTCCTCATCCACATCAGGTTTGGCAAAGTCTTCCCGATGTGTTATTCCTTGTTGTTTCATCAAAGGTTGTTTCTTTTCATCAGTTAGGAAATTTTCAATAGAAAAATCCTCTTTTTCAGGTTGCTGATTTTTGTTTTCTTCGTGTATCATTATCTCTAAATTTTAATATTATATCCAATTAGCTGTTTGACTAGCTAAGCAGTCAGTTGTATGTACGATTGCACCTATGTAACAACCTATCTACCTATGCACCTGCATACCCTTAATTAGCTGTTTCGTTAACTGAAAAGTGTATAATTCGTTTTCATTCAATCACGCAGATTTGCTGTCGGGCTTTATGCCGATTGGCTACATAGTTAAGGTTATAACCAATCAGCCAGATAACCAGTTACAAAGGAAATAAAAGCAATTCCAATCCCCATAAAGGTGGTAGTATTTGGCGTTTATTGGCTTTGTTTGGCGTGATTGTAAGTTGTTGTTATTCAAATAGTCTTATGGAACTTTGTAATGGAAGCGACTGCTTTTTTCGGCTAACTCCAATCCGTTTGCAAAACGGATTTTTCTGAACTCCTGTTCAGAGCAAGTTATCTCTTGAGGTCCTCGAAATGAATTTCCGTACCTCAAGAGCACTTGCCCTGCAGGGGGGCTGGAAACGGCTCCGAAGTCGCTCGTTTGTTTAATATTAAAATGGATTATTATGGAAGAGAAAAACAGAAAACAGATTAAGAAATCAGGAAGAAAACCAAAGATTGACCCTGCGGTACATCGGTATTCCATCAACCTGAATGCACAGGATAATGCCAAATTTCTTGCCCTCTTTGACCAATCGGGTATGAACGTAAAGGCACATTTCATTACAGCCTGCATCTTTCAGAAGACGGTAAAGACCGTTAAAATTGATATGGATGCTATCGAATATCACGAAAAATTGACCCGATTTTTTAGCCAGTTCCGATCAATCGGAACAAATTACAATCAGATTGTGAAGGTATTGTATCGCAATTTTTCCGAGAAAAAAGCAGGAACATATCTTTTTAAATTGGAAAAGGAAACCATAGAATTGGTACAAGTTACTAAAGAGGTTATCCGTTTGACACAGGAATTTGAAGAAAAACATCTGAAAAGAGAGTAAAGTTATGATTGCAAAAATTGGAAAGGGAAGCAATATGTATGGAGCGATTTTGTACAATCAACAGAAAGTAGATAAAGAAAACGGAGCGGTTCTGCTCTTGAACAAGATACCTGACACAGTTGACAGCAAGTATTCTGTAGCCTATTTTAACAAATGCTTTGAGCCGTATTTATCGGTAAATATCAAAACGGAAAAAACAGTAAGGCATATATCGTTGAACCCAGATCCTTCGGATAAGGTCAACGATGAACAATTTATGGAAATGGCACAGGAGTATATGGAACGTATGGGCTATGGCAACCAACCGTACATAGTTTTCAAACATACGGACATTGATCGCACGCACATTCATATCGTTTCAACCTGCGTAGGTATTGACGGAAAGAAAATCCCCGATGATTACGACCATCCACGTTCAATGGCAATCTGTCGGGATTTGGAACAGAAGTATAATCTGCAAAAGGCTACTGAACAAGAGCAGAAACAAGCCAATAAAGTTTTCAAGCCTGTAAATCATAAAAATGGCGACATCAAAAGTCAGATTGCTTCGGTAGTACGGCATCTGCCAAAGTATTATAGCTTTTCAACTATGGGTAGCTACAATGCGTTACTTTCTCTTTTCAACATCACAGTGGAGGAAGTCAGAGGTGAACGGAACGGACAACCTGTAAACGGATTGGTGTATGTAGCATTGGACGAGAATGGAAACAAGGTTAGCAATCCGTTCAAAGCATCGCTATTCGGAAAAGATGCAGGCGTTGTACAACTTCAAAAACACCTTGAACAGTCCAAAGAGAAAATGAAAACCAATACTGCAAGGTCTGTTCTGAAAAACATGGTTGAACTTGCCATTCATACGACAAGCAACGAAACGGATTTTAAAAAGCAATTGTCCGAGCAGGGCATCAATACAGTTGTCCGTAGGAACGACAGCGGACGGATTTACGGTATGACATTTATTGACCACGAAAGCCGTAGCGTTTGGAACGGTTCGCAATTGGATAAAAACCTCTCGGCAAACGTGTTCAATGATTGGTGGAACAATGGAAACAAACCCGAATTGAAGATACAGAATAACCCTGTTTCTAAAGCAAATAAAATAGACAGCGTACCGACAAAAGACCTTTTTGAATTTCTTTCAAAAGAGCATTCGTCCAATTCCGATTTAGGATTGCTCAGCTTATTACCCGATGCACAGGGCGAGGACTACGAGGAAGAACAGTTTGCCAAACGAATGAAAAAAAAGAAGAAAGGGAGGAGATTGTAATAATCTGTTTTTCTTACTATAAAATCGAACAATCCTTGCAAATTCCCGTGAGTACACAATTCACACTTTCAACATTGTAGCCATTGGGAACAGAAAAATTAACAGCTTCGGGTAAACACTCTATTGTCTGACATTTGACACAGCGAAAATGAAAATGATTATCGGCAAAACTTTTTTCATCACATTTTATACATATGGCAAAATATTGTTTTCCGTCTTCGGCTACAATTTTATGCACTAACCCATCCTCACAAAAACGATTTAATATTCTGTAAATAGTAGCCCTGTCAATTTCTACATCTATTTTTTGTTCAATCGCATCACGGCTCATTGCTTTTCCTGTATTTGCCAACAAGTTAAAAATAACTTCTTTTGACGGTGTATTTCTACGTTTCATATCTACTATTTCTCTTTGGCAAAGTTAATGCAAATAATTTGCATTAACTTATTGCTACATTGTCGCAATAATAGAAACTTTTTTATCTTTGCCAAAAGATTTGAATAAAATGACAGCAGAAAAAACCTTAAAATTTGATGGAATAGAAGTTTTCACTACAAATATCAAAAGCAAAATTCAGGCAGAACGCATTGTACAAATACTTGAAAGCAGTTTTCCAAAATTGAAAATCAATTTTGATTTATGCGAAACCGAATTATCTTATCCTTGTGGACATACGATTTTACGAGTTGAAGACAACGAAATAAATTCAGAAAATATAATTTCAATCATAAAGCAATCGGGGTTTATGTGCGATATTTTAGAAGATAAAGTCTGTAAATAATAAAGAATATGACAGAATTTTGGGAAGAAGCATTTAAAGACAAACAAGAAATGTGGGGCTTAGAACCTGCAAAATCTGCCGTTTTGACAAAGGACATTTTTCTTGAACATAATATCAAGAATGTCCTTATCCCAGGAATTGGGTATGGACGTAATGCACAAATTTTTATTGAGAAGGGAATGACCGTAACAGGTATTGAAATCTCGCAGACAGCCATTGATTTGGCTCAAAAACATTTTGGAAGCGGATTGAAAATTTATCACGGTTCTGTTACAGATATGCCTTTTGACAACAATTTATATGACGGAATATTTTGCTACGGTTTAATTTACTTGTTGGATAAGGACGAAAGAGCAAAATTGATCCAAGACTGTTTTAGTCAATTGACCAAAGATGGATTAATCATTTTTACAGCAATAACTAAGGACGCTCAAAGTTATGGACAAGGAACGCTAATAGGCAAAGATCGTTATGAAATGTTTGGTGGAGTTAAAATCTTCTTTTATGATAGGCAAACCATTGAAGAAGAATTTGCCGATACAGGACTTCTTGAAATAACCGAAGTGACAGAAAACTATCCGTTTTACTTAATCAAATGCAAGAAAAGAACACTATAACGAAGAAGAACTTATCCGTTATATAGATAGGCAATTGTTCTATTGCCTGAATATTTTTTCAGAAATGACAAACTGAACTCAATATAGAAAAACTATTTCCCTTTTATCTTCTTTCTATGCTTTAGTCCAAAATCAATTAAAGCATTGACAACTGTTTCAGTTTCTTTGGCGTGTGCGGTAAGTGCATAAGAAACGGTAACAGGTTTGGTATTATTAACCGTTCGGGTAATCAATAAATTATCTTCCAATTCCTGAAG of the Chryseobacterium capnotolerans genome contains:
- the mobA gene encoding conjugal transfer protein MobA, translating into MEEKNRKQIKKSGRKPKIDPAVHRYSINLNAQDNAKFLALFDQSGMNVKAHFITACIFQKTVKTVKIDMDAIEYHEKLTRFFSQFRSIGTNYNQIVKVLYRNFSEKKAGTYLFKLEKETIELVQVTKEVIRLTQEFEEKHLKRE
- the mobB gene encoding conjugal transfer protein MobB — encoded protein: MIAKIGKGSNMYGAILYNQQKVDKENGAVLLLNKIPDTVDSKYSVAYFNKCFEPYLSVNIKTEKTVRHISLNPDPSDKVNDEQFMEMAQEYMERMGYGNQPYIVFKHTDIDRTHIHIVSTCVGIDGKKIPDDYDHPRSMAICRDLEQKYNLQKATEQEQKQANKVFKPVNHKNGDIKSQIASVVRHLPKYYSFSTMGSYNALLSLFNITVEEVRGERNGQPVNGLVYVALDENGNKVSNPFKASLFGKDAGVVQLQKHLEQSKEKMKTNTARSVLKNMVELAIHTTSNETDFKKQLSEQGINTVVRRNDSGRIYGMTFIDHESRSVWNGSQLDKNLSANVFNDWWNNGNKPELKIQNNPVSKANKIDSVPTKDLFEFLSKEHSSNSDLGLLSLLPDAQGEDYEEEQFAKRMKKKKKGRRL
- a CDS encoding Fur family transcriptional regulator produces the protein MKRRNTPSKEVIFNLLANTGKAMSRDAIEQKIDVEIDRATIYRILNRFCEDGLVHKIVAEDGKQYFAICIKCDEKSFADNHFHFRCVKCQTIECLPEAVNFSVPNGYNVESVNCVLTGICKDCSIL
- a CDS encoding class I SAM-dependent methyltransferase codes for the protein MTEFWEEAFKDKQEMWGLEPAKSAVLTKDIFLEHNIKNVLIPGIGYGRNAQIFIEKGMTVTGIEISQTAIDLAQKHFGSGLKIYHGSVTDMPFDNNLYDGIFCYGLIYLLDKDERAKLIQDCFSQLTKDGLIIFTAITKDAQSYGQGTLIGKDRYEMFGGVKIFFYDRQTIEEEFADTGLLEITEVTENYPFYLIKCKKRTL